In Phreatobacter stygius, a genomic segment contains:
- a CDS encoding sensor histidine kinase, whose amino-acid sequence MAQTRAQLDYRALLASIVDSTDDAIVSKDLDGIITSWNPAAERIFGFSADEIIGEPITRLIPPDRHAEERVILDTIRAGKRVETFTSIRRRKSGEDVHVSVTISPIVNSQGVVIGASKIARDISARRRSEEIRDMLMREVAHRSKNMLAIVEAIVRQTIRRSSSEDFAKELSGRLQSMAASQDLLVNGNWAGVEIRALAKRQLEHVDGAEAPRIDLDGPPLMLSPNGAQALGMALHELSTNALKFGALSNDRGTVHLQWAVTGEPQQFVLTWREAGGPPVSQPAHYGFGHSVLVRMTEATLHAAVTMIYAPRGLHWSLEAPVTSILSR is encoded by the coding sequence ATGGCTCAGACCCGAGCGCAACTGGACTATCGGGCGCTGCTGGCGTCGATCGTCGATTCGACCGACGACGCGATCGTCAGCAAGGATCTCGACGGTATCATCACCTCGTGGAACCCCGCGGCCGAGAGGATCTTCGGCTTTTCGGCCGATGAGATCATCGGCGAGCCGATCACACGCCTGATCCCGCCGGATCGCCACGCGGAAGAGCGGGTCATCCTGGACACCATCCGGGCCGGCAAGCGCGTCGAGACGTTCACCAGCATCCGCCGCAGGAAAAGCGGCGAAGACGTCCATGTCTCGGTGACGATTTCGCCGATCGTCAACAGCCAGGGTGTCGTCATCGGGGCGTCCAAGATCGCCCGGGACATCAGCGCGCGGCGCAGGAGCGAAGAAATCCGCGACATGCTCATGCGCGAGGTCGCCCACCGCTCGAAGAACATGCTGGCGATCGTCGAGGCAATCGTCCGCCAGACGATCAGGCGCTCGTCGTCGGAGGACTTCGCCAAGGAATTGTCCGGGCGCCTGCAGTCCATGGCGGCGAGCCAGGATCTGCTGGTCAACGGCAATTGGGCGGGGGTGGAGATCAGGGCGCTGGCCAAGAGGCAGCTGGAACATGTCGACGGCGCCGAAGCCCCGCGCATCGACCTGGACGGCCCGCCACTCATGCTGTCGCCGAACGGCGCGCAGGCGCTGGGCATGGCCCTGCACGAACTCTCGACCAACGCGCTCAAGTTCGGCGCGCTGTCGAACGACCGGGGCACCGTGCATTTGCAATGGGCTGTCACCGGCGAACCGCAGCAGTTCGTCCTGACCTGGCGCGAAGCCGGAGGGCCGCCGGTGAGCCAGCCGGCTCATTACGGATTTGGCCATTCGGTCCTGGTTCGCATGACCGAGGCGACCTTGCACGCTGCAGTGACGATGATCTATGCGCCGCGCGGCCTGCACTGGTCGCTCGAAGCGCCGGTGACCTCGATCCTGTCGCGCTGA
- a CDS encoding TerB family tellurite resistance protein, producing the protein MATRPITRPPRPGAADAPDASLPPIAAGRSFLIEYEDAAGRLQLRPVTVWSVKVGADGVPILVVHSHDRRALRSFRLDRIKAVADFDGVVQEPLADFFMQVLGLDWPGPSHGRSDAKLAADRWAVVRKVAREGGLVLLAAMAAADSHVSAEEVQVILDHALRTCAAQGIRLTIAESERLRTSIGRMRPSPEAVDRAVVALADADAATIAAVIDACLAIADADGFRHHREMTLLNRLSFGLTGRRLPGAA; encoded by the coding sequence ATGGCCACCCGCCCGATCACCCGCCCGCCACGGCCCGGCGCGGCCGACGCGCCCGACGCCTCGCTGCCGCCTATCGCGGCTGGCCGATCCTTCCTGATCGAGTATGAGGACGCCGCCGGCCGCCTGCAGCTCCGGCCGGTGACCGTCTGGTCCGTCAAGGTCGGCGCCGACGGTGTGCCGATCCTGGTCGTCCACAGTCACGATCGCCGGGCGCTGCGCTCGTTCCGTCTCGACCGGATCAAGGCGGTGGCCGATTTCGACGGCGTGGTTCAGGAACCGCTGGCCGACTTCTTCATGCAGGTGCTGGGGCTCGACTGGCCGGGGCCGAGCCATGGTCGGTCGGATGCCAAGCTTGCGGCCGATCGCTGGGCCGTCGTGCGCAAGGTGGCGCGCGAGGGTGGCCTGGTGCTGCTGGCGGCGATGGCGGCCGCCGACAGCCATGTGTCGGCCGAAGAGGTCCAGGTGATCCTCGATCATGCGCTGCGCACCTGCGCCGCGCAGGGCATCAGGCTGACGATCGCCGAAAGCGAGCGTCTGCGCACCTCGATCGGCCGCATGCGTCCGTCACCCGAGGCCGTCGACCGGGCCGTTGTTGCGCTGGCCGACGCCGACGCGGCCACCATCGCGGCCGTAATCGACGCCTGCCTCGCCATCGCCGACGCGGATGGCTTCCGGCACCACCGCGAAATGACCCTGCTGAACCGGCTGAGCTTCGGCCTGACCGGCAGGCGATTGCCAGGCGCGGCCTGA
- a CDS encoding cupin domain-containing protein, with protein sequence MTPQTLFLERRHWVPNNPVLPVLLYREAFEDQPGEPMARAMEERFARNGWPPLWRNGVYAFHHYHLEAHEVLGVAAGAARLALGGPGGPETKVRAGDVLVLPAGTGHVRIAASDDFLVIGAYPPGQAADIVRDAPTPDMIERMLTVDFPASDPVLGPSGALVDLWTKPEGSPAGTARPGQGASRV encoded by the coding sequence ATGACGCCGCAAACACTGTTTCTGGAACGCCGCCATTGGGTGCCGAACAACCCGGTTCTGCCGGTGCTGCTCTATCGCGAAGCGTTCGAGGACCAGCCGGGCGAGCCGATGGCCAGGGCCATGGAAGAGCGCTTCGCGCGCAACGGCTGGCCGCCACTCTGGCGCAACGGGGTTTACGCCTTTCACCACTATCACCTGGAGGCGCATGAGGTGCTGGGGGTTGCCGCGGGGGCCGCGAGGCTCGCGCTGGGCGGACCGGGCGGACCTGAAACCAAGGTCCGGGCCGGCGACGTCCTGGTCTTGCCGGCAGGCACCGGCCATGTCCGCATCGCGGCGAGCGACGACTTCCTTGTCATTGGCGCCTATCCGCCGGGGCAGGCGGCTGACATCGTGCGGGACGCGCCGACCCCTGACATGATCGAGCGCATGCTGACAGTCGATTTTCCCGCCAGCGATCCGGTCTTGGGTCCAAGCGGCGCGCTGGTCGACCTCTGGACAAAGCCGGAGGGTTCACCGGCGGGGACCGCACGGCCAGGGCAAGGGGCGTCACGGGTGTGA
- a CDS encoding GFA family protein gives MAPVLTGGCNCGAVRYTAEGPPLRTGLCHCQTCRRETGSHGMWFGVWNRGAVSISGETSSWTERTETRHFCPRCGSRLFATSDDEEIEIRLGTLDQAPSKLRPDYELWIVRREHWAEPLAGTAQYPGNRSEG, from the coding sequence ATGGCCCCTGTCCTCACCGGCGGATGCAATTGCGGCGCGGTTCGTTACACGGCGGAAGGCCCGCCGCTGCGCACCGGCCTGTGCCATTGCCAGACCTGCCGTCGCGAAACCGGCTCGCATGGCATGTGGTTCGGCGTCTGGAATCGCGGCGCCGTATCGATCTCGGGGGAAACGTCCAGCTGGACCGAACGGACCGAGACGCGCCACTTCTGCCCGCGCTGCGGCTCGCGCCTGTTCGCAACCTCGGATGACGAAGAGATCGAGATCCGGCTCGGAACGCTCGACCAGGCGCCGAGCAAGCTCAGGCCCGACTACGAGTTGTGGATCGTCCGCCGCGAACACTGGGCCGAACCTCTGGCCGGAACCGCGCAATATCCCGGCAATCGGAGCGAAGGATAA
- a CDS encoding SRPBCC family protein yields MSEPTVELTRRIEAPPAQIWSALTSPDLIKRYFFGADVETDWVVGNPIRFRGEFKGKAYEDKGTILAFEPEKLLSYSHWSPLSGEPDTDENYRVVTFGLKPEDDATLVSIAQAHLTGDERPEDRAKKAEYESNWSKVLDGLSDVVGRA; encoded by the coding sequence ATGTCCGAACCGACGGTCGAACTGACCAGACGCATCGAGGCACCACCCGCGCAGATCTGGAGCGCGCTGACCTCGCCTGACCTCATCAAGCGCTACTTCTTTGGCGCGGATGTCGAAACCGATTGGGTGGTTGGCAATCCGATCCGGTTTCGCGGCGAATTCAAAGGCAAGGCCTATGAAGACAAGGGCACGATCCTCGCCTTCGAGCCGGAAAAGCTCTTGAGCTATTCGCATTGGAGCCCACTCTCGGGCGAGCCCGACACCGACGAAAACTACCGCGTGGTGACCTTCGGCCTGAAGCCTGAGGACGATGCGACCCTCGTCAGCATTGCGCAGGCCCATCTGACCGGCGACGAGCGGCCGGAGGATCGCGCCAAAAAGGCCGAATACGAAAGCAACTGGTCGAAGGTGCTGGACGGCCTGAGCGACGTCGTCGGCCGCGCCTGA
- a CDS encoding glycosyltransferase family 4 protein: MKIAQIAPLCERVPPRFYGGTERIVSYLTEELVRQGHDVTLFASGDSVTSANLVRCSDMALRLNPSVKDYLPYHVIMLDEVARRADEFDVLHFHIDILQFPLIRGLADRTVTTLHGRLDLPDMKPFYAAFPEVPLVSISQHQREPMPPALNWVGMVHHGLPPDLLTFNPTPSGDYLAFLGRISPEKRPDRAIEIALAAGVPLKIAAKVDKVDQVYWETVIEPMVTAHPSIDYIGEISEQEKAEFLGNARALLFPIDWPEPFGLAMIEAMACGTPVIAFRSGSVPEVVDHGRSGFIVDTIVEAAEAVPLASTLSRAGVRATFEARFTAARMAADYVDIYRALPGVRAEAARFRRRNGDGAGLHLVGSGALA, encoded by the coding sequence ATGAAGATCGCCCAGATTGCCCCGCTCTGCGAGCGGGTTCCGCCGCGCTTTTACGGCGGCACCGAACGCATCGTGTCCTATCTGACCGAGGAACTGGTCCGTCAGGGCCATGACGTGACCCTGTTCGCCAGTGGCGATTCCGTCACCTCGGCCAATCTTGTCCGCTGTTCGGACATGGCTTTGCGGTTGAACCCGTCGGTCAAGGATTACCTGCCTTATCACGTGATCATGCTCGACGAGGTGGCCCGTCGCGCCGATGAATTCGACGTGCTGCATTTCCACATCGACATCCTGCAGTTCCCGCTGATCCGCGGCCTCGCCGACCGGACGGTCACGACCCTGCACGGCCGGCTCGACCTGCCGGACATGAAACCGTTCTACGCCGCCTTTCCCGAGGTGCCGCTGGTGTCGATCTCGCAGCACCAGCGCGAACCGATGCCGCCGGCGCTCAACTGGGTCGGCATGGTGCACCATGGCTTGCCGCCGGACCTTCTGACGTTCAACCCCACGCCATCGGGCGATTATCTCGCCTTTCTCGGCCGCATATCGCCGGAGAAGCGGCCGGACCGGGCGATCGAGATCGCGCTGGCCGCCGGCGTGCCGCTGAAGATCGCGGCCAAGGTCGACAAGGTCGACCAGGTCTATTGGGAAACGGTGATCGAGCCGATGGTCACCGCCCATCCGAGCATCGATTACATTGGCGAGATCAGCGAGCAGGAAAAGGCCGAATTCCTCGGCAATGCCCGCGCCTTGCTGTTTCCCATCGATTGGCCCGAACCGTTCGGCCTCGCCATGATCGAGGCCATGGCCTGCGGCACGCCGGTGATCGCCTTCCGCTCGGGCTCGGTGCCCGAGGTCGTCGATCACGGCCGCTCCGGCTTCATCGTCGACACCATCGTCGAGGCGGCCGAGGCCGTTCCGCTCGCCAGCACGCTCAGCCGCGCCGGCGTCCGCGCCACCTTCGAGGCGCGCTTCACCGCCGCGCGCATGGCCGCCGACTATGTCGACATCTATCGCGCCTTGCCCGGCGTCCGCGCCGAGGCGGCCCGTTTCCGACGCCGCAACGGCGATGGCGCCGGCCTGCACCTGGTCGGATCGGGCGCGCTGGCCTGA